The Telopea speciosissima isolate NSW1024214 ecotype Mountain lineage chromosome 11, Tspe_v1, whole genome shotgun sequence genome includes the window ACATCATTGTTTTTGAAGCCTCTAAATTTTCGCCTAAGGTAAACAGGCTGAGTCCCACGATATGTAGATTTCCCCGCATTATTTATGCAAAGGAGAACAGTAGAAATAAATATACTCCAAATCTCTACTGGGCTCTCCATTCCAAGCAAAGAGAATTTTGAAGCTCTTTCCTAACAAGAGAATAAGGATATGTGAGAACAATGCATGTTCCCCAAAGGAaacatcttcttctttggagaGAATGAATgatgggagagagagtgacTCGGCACTTATATTAGAGTTTAGAATTCATGAATACGACTTCAATGGTGACTAGTTAAACCATGAGATGTGCATGTGTCAAGTTGCTAACTGGCTAGGGAAGGTGTTCGACTCCTCGGCCCACCTGATTAAATTGATCTTCCTAGTTATTTGGTATTTTTgtaaaataatgataaatatTCTTACCTAAATACATGCATCacaacaagaaagaagaaagcgcCTCATTCAACTCCCGTTGCTACAAAACAAAGTTAGTAGACAAAACACATATGTGAATGGAAACATAAGTTATATAACGGTTGAGAAATTTAATAGGACCCTAAACATTTTTGAAAACCACTTTGAATTAGATCTTTCCTTATCAAGGACACGTGTAAATATTAGTTAAAAATTACTTCTATATGCACACGATAAAACCCTAGTCCTAATATGGACTAACGCAATATGAATATGCAAAACATAATGAGAGGTGAAAATAATgtaaaaattatagaaaaagTAAATCATATAGAAGAAAGGGATTTCAAAGTTGACCTTGAAGagattttgagcaagatgaaGACATATCATGGTGAATGCAATAAACAAGCATATTAAAGACTTGCTGGATTTTATTAGATCATgcaaggaagaatttttttttttttttgataaaaacaaATTAATCTAAGATGAGTAACATATTCTAATATAACGAAatcatggtaaaaaaaaaaaaaatgagcagAAATCAAAATGGAAACATATAAGGAACACGCCGCCACTACCTTGTGAGGCAATGACAAtatgtgcagatgatccattctccatttcttttgGGTTAGGTTTGAACGGGTCCGATTTGGTTTAATTCTAATTAATTATTTAGAATTCATTTAAATGTTTTGAAAAGCATAACTTTCAATCTATAGATCCAAATTGGATGACTCAAAAAAGTCATTGAAAAATtaccaacaaataaaaaatgtcatttaaaATCTTATTTCGAATATGAAATTTGGAAACTATTTGCCAGAATAAACAATTTGGACAAGAACTCTTCAGAACGCTCCACCCCCCTCcaacccctaaaaaaaataaaaacttttctGGAAGGTTGTTCAAATAAATTTAGTTTCAAACATTCTTCAAGTGTAAGAactttaattatgaaaaaaCCCTCAATTTTGGAAATTTAGATTGATTCCAAAGCTATTTGACCATTTTTACCTGGTCAATCCTCTAAGGGTACTTTGGTCATTTTCTCATAATTGATTCCACACACTACTCTAACTCAAAGATTACTTGGAGTTTCTTAGACTAATAATTGGATCGGACTTCTGCCACTGCTCCATTACAACTTTTCATCATTGCCAAATAATGTCAATCGGTTCAGTtcagttcggttcggtttcaaaGAGTGTTGTTGTGATTCAAAATCGAATCGAAAATCAAATCGATTCTGAAATTCGATACTCAAATCGAATCTGTTCGATTTCGATTCGATGATCAATTCTGAAATTCAGTTATATGAAGTTCTTacatggtttggtttcgattcctCTACTCAGtccatatactataatatatatattataatattgtaatataatataatagtattataaaatctatATTAACATtagtaatatatattataatatattaatataataatatattataatattataatatggtagtattataataaaataacatactATAATATACTACTATCTAAAGTCAGATCGATTCCGGTTCTCGAATTCAATTCTTATACTTGATCTGAAATCGAACCAAAAACCGAATCGATTTTAAAATCTAATACTCAAATTCAGTTTCTCCGGTCTGATTTCGGTTTCGATTTTCTGTTACTGTTCTAAATTGCCACTCTTACAATCTGATTTGACAACGAGCAATAATTGCACACCTGATTTGATAAGAAGCAATAATTGCTCTGCAGGATGCACGTCTTTAATTATGCTCACTTTAaagtgggaaaaaaagaaaaagcatgaAAAAGATTATTCTTGTTGCCTTCTCTTTACTCTCCATGTGGGGTCACTTGGGTTTCTTTATGTGATCCTAAAtagtttttttacttttttagatttaggagttttatatatataataaaaaatcacaGCGTGAGTagaaaaataggataaatgcaCCGTTAAAACGTGATGCTTAAACCATTGATTAAATAACCTTAAATCTaaaccattgaaaataaaacCTGCAATCGGTTCCCactgtcttcttctttgcctACCGACCTTATCTCATCTTTTTTGAAAAAGACCGATGAACTTCCGCcgctgaaaccctaattttgtttaGAAGAAGGGTGGAAGAAGCGATAAACAAAACTAGGGGTTCAACGTCGGAGGTTCATCGGTCTTTTTCAAGAAAGATGGGGGTGAGGCCCGGTAggcgaagaagaaaaagaaggtggGAACCAATTGCAGGTTATAGTTTCAATGGTTTAGATTTAAAGTTATTTAATCAATGGCTTTGATTTAAGCGTCGCGTTTTAACGGTGCGTTTATCTTACTTTCCTACTTGCGCTGTGACTATTTATCCAAAAGGAAAatgcatatttgttttttttcctttcctttttcataTTTCCAATGTCATATGGTCGCATCGTGCCAGTGATTTtggtgattttggtgggttaGTTGGAATGGCTTTACTATTGGCCCTTTAACTGACGTGATCTTTCACCTATTTCCGTCCACTGAATTCCACTAAAAAATGTTCACAGAAGGAAAAGATACGAGGGGATAAATACGACTCCCTCCCTGAACATGAACTAAATAAAGCATCCAAGAAAACTCACATGCATCTCTTAATATATATAACTAGATTTACAATTTCCTGCTTAATTGCTCTCTCGTTCGTTCTTACTTACATTCCTTATTTGTCACTGCCTAGTACTACTTTGGATCATTAATTACCAAAGAAAGGCGGCAACAATGGTTGATGCTATTGTTTCCAGTGTCATCCAGCAATTGGGAGTGATCATCCAAAAGGAGATCGAACAAGAGGTACGATTGATCATCGGTGTGGAAAAGGACATTGAAGACCTCTCCACCACTTTTACAACAATCCGTGCTGCGCTTAAGGATGCTGAAGATAGGCAATTCAAGGATGCATCGGTGCGTGTTTGGTTGCAAAATCTGAAAGATGTGGCCTATGATATTGATGATGTGTTGGATGAGTGGAGCACAACAATTAAACTCAAATCATCCTCCTCCTCACAAATGGTGGTAGATCATGGAGTTGATGATGCTGATCATCGTGTCACTAGTCCTTTTAAGAAGGTATGGCCCAGCAACTTGTTTTCTCCTTGTTATTGTTTCAAGCAAATTGGTTTGCGCCGTGACATTGGTCATAAGATAAAGGAGGTAAAAGAAAGACTAGATAAGATTGCAAGTGACAAACATaagtttggttttatttctcATGAAACTCATACTAGCAGAAATATTGAAAACATAGATGATGAGTCGAGGAGGAGGAGACTAGAAACTAGTTCCTTCGTTGATGTCACTGAGGTATATGGTCGTGACATGGATAGGGAAATCATAATAAGCAAGTTGTTAATCAGTGAGGGCAGTCAACAACAGCAACAAGTAGTGGCCGTCTCCAATAAGGAAGAAGTCCCCATAATCTCCATTGTGGGTTTGGGAGGTATGGGCAAAACGACCCTTGCCCAACTTGTTTTTAATGATGATAGGGTGATAAACCATTTTAACAACAGAATGTGGATACATGTGTCTGAATCTTTTGATAAAATGAAGATTGCCATGCATATTATTAAAGaaattggtggtggtggtgggaacAACATTAATAATGTCACCACCCAGCAAGGTGGTGGTGTGATCTCATGGGAAGATGTGCATCGTCAATTGACTAGTTCTGTTGAGGGAAAGCATTTTCTACTAGTGTTAGACGATATGTGGAATGAGGATCCTACGCAGTGGGATCCATTGAGGTTATCTCTCAAACATGGTTCTTCCCAAGGAAGTAGAATTATTCTCACAACACGCAACGAGAGGGTTGCAGGCATGATGGGTACGAGGTATATCCATAGGTTAGGAATACTGTCTGACGAAGCCTGTTGGTCATTGTTAAGACATTATGCCTTCGTTGGAttaaggcaagaagaagaagaagaagaagaaaagtgtgagaaattgaaagaaattggCATGGAACTCGCAAAGAAGTGTCATGGATTACCTCTTTCGGTGAAGACTTTAGGAAGTCTTTTGCGGTTCAAAGAGTCAAAACAAGATTGGCAATATGTGTTGGACAGTGATTTATGGAAGGTTGTATCAACCGATGATACACCAATCTTGCCGGCTCTATTACTAAGTTATAATGATTTACCCTCCTCTCATTTAAAACAATGCTTTGCATATTGTTCTCTCACCTGAAGAGTTTATCGTATTAACAAATGGGGAGTAATCTTCGACTGGATGGCACAAGGTTTTCTTGATGGCAGCTTGACCAAAGCAAAAGGTGAAGATTTGATCAAAATAGGTGATGAGTACTTTAATAATTTAGCCATGCGCTCATTTTTTCAAAAAGACACTATAAAATCAAGAGGATCAAGACAGATTTACAGAATGCATGATGTTGTCCATGATTTTGCCAAATACCTTGCAGAGGACGAATGCTTTACTCTCACGATTAAttgtgctgctgctgctgctcctcaGGAATTAATCAACTTTAAGAAAGCCCGTCATTTATGTCTATCAATAGCAGAAGAGATACGCATGATTCCTTCTTTCATTTACAAGGCAAAGAAACTGCGCACTCTTCAAATCTATAGAGGACATATACCTTCAATTTCTTCTGATTTATTTCGTCACTTAACATGTCTGAGGACATTAAATTTGGGTGATACTTACCTTGAAGAGCTTCCAAATGAGATAGAGAAGTTAATACATCTAAGGCACCTTAATTTGGAGAATGCAAGGTTCAAAGAACTACCTAAAACGGTGACTAGTCTGTACAATTTGCGAGTATTACGTCTTTACAGATGCATGAATCTTTGTAAACTACCTGAAGGTATTGGGAGATTGGTCAATTTGATAGTTCTTGATTTGAAAGAATGCCGCCAACTAAGCAACTTACCAAAAGGAATTGGGAGATTATGCAAATTGCGTATATTGTCGTACTTCACTATCAGTGGTGGGGTGGAGCAAAGAGGAGGATGTAAGATTGGAGAACTAAAAGATCTCAACTTCCTCAAAGATACTCTAAAGATAATAGGTTTGGGAAGAGTGGAAAATGGAAATGAGGCTAAGATGGCATGCTTGAATAATAAGCAACATCTTCGTGCTTTGTATTTCTATTTTAATCAATTTACCGGTCTTTCACTAGTTGATGACGAAGGTATTGTTGATGAGGAAGGTTTTGTTGATGAAGAAGCGgataacaaagaagaagaacaagaagtatTCGATGGAGAAGATAAAACAGAAGAAGTCGATGGAGAAGACAAAacagaagaagtagaagaagaagaagaagaagttgttgATGGAGGAGATATGTCGTCAAGGAAGAGGATGGAGGATGTTCTAGAAAGCCTCCGGCCACATCCAAACCTTGAGAAGCTATCAATTGTTGATTACCCTGGTGTCGTGTTCCCCAATTGGATGGGTAGTCATACAGAGCCCATGATTTTCTCCAATCTAGTTTTCTTGGAACTGCGTGGGTGGAGGAAGTGTAAGCAATTGCCTCCGACTGTAGGGAAACTACCATCCCTTGAAACCCTTGTAATAAGTGGAATGGATAAGGTGAAATTCATGGGTGTTGAGTTTTTTGGaatcgatgatgatgatgattatgatggtgctacaagaagaagaagtgacaCAATTATATTCCCAAAATTGAAAGTATTTATGTTGGGTCCGATGCAGAAGTTGGAGGAGTGGAATATGAGAgtacaagaagaagatgagaataATAAAGAGTTCATCTTTATGCCGTGTCTACAGCATCTTGATCTTGCTGTATTGCCCAAGTTAAGGTCGTTTCCACAACACCTTACCCGGGGGGCCACATCCCTGAGAAAATTGATGATATGGGACTGTTCAAAATTGAATTGGATGATGCCATCATCTCCATCTTCTACCTCCCATGATCTTCCCTACCTACATGTTGAGGAGTTGATTTTAAAATGGGATGCAGGTTCATTTTCAAAATCATTATTATTACAAGTACCAAACAATAACCACATGTTGTGGTTGTTTCTCCCTAAGCTCAAGTTGCTGCGTGTGAGACAATCACCTTACTCCTCGTTACCTCAAGGCTTAGGGAAACTCACATCCCTTGAGATTCTGGATATCCGAACCTGTTCTAAGATCAAGTCCATACCTGAGGGGGAGTTGCAACATCTCACCGCACTCCAAGAGTTGAGGATCATGAGGTGTCCTGCCTTGAGACCACGTTGCCGAAATGAGATAGGAGAAGATTGGAGCAAGATATCCCATATCCCAAATATCTTCATTGACCGCGAGAAGATAAAATGATCAGTAGAAGCAAAACCTCCACAACACCTCTGAGGTACTTCAATTGAAAGGTAAGCATTGTATGTTAAAAGTTAATTCTTTAATAAGCAATTCTTGCCACAGAATTCTTGGTGCTTTCTCATTCTATTCTAtcatataatttttctttttttatttaccaTTTTTTAGATGATAGAGAAAATCCAACAACTGTTTCAACTCCTCCTCCATGGGGAATGTCAGTCAACGTATCCCATCTGCAAAGCTCAAACTCAGAAagaactggggggggggggggggagaggggataGGCAACAAACGCATGAGCAACTAACTCCACAG containing:
- the LOC122645304 gene encoding putative disease resistance protein RGA3, with the protein product MVDAIVSSVIQQLGVIIQKEIEQEVRLIIGVEKDIEDLSTTFTTIRAALKDAEDRQFKDASVRVWLQNLKDVAYDIDDVLDEWSTTIKLKSSSSSQMVVDHGVDDADHRVTSPFKKVWPSNLFSPCYCFKQIGLRRDIGHKIKEVKERLDKIASDKHKFGFISHETHTSRNIENIDDESRRRRLETSSFVDVTEVYGRDMDREIIISKLLISEGSQQQQQVVAVSNKEEVPIISIVGLGGMGKTTLAQLVFNDDRVINHFNNRMWIHVSESFDKMKIAMHIIKEIGGGGGNNINNVTTQQGGGVISWEDVHRQLTSSVEGKHFLLVLDDMWNEDPTQWDPLRLSLKHGSSQGSRIILTTRNERVAGMMGTRVYRINKWGVIFDWMAQGFLDGSLTKAKGEDLIKIGDEYFNNLAMRSFFQKDTIKSRGSRQIYRMHDVVHDFAKYLAEDECFTLTINCAAAAAPQELINFKKARHLCLSIAEEIRMIPSFIYKAKKLRTLQIYRGHIPSISSDLFRHLTCLRTLNLGDTYLEELPNEIEKLIHLRHLNLENARFKELPKTVTSLYNLRVLRLYRCMNLCKLPEGIGRLVNLIVLDLKECRQLSNLPKGIGRLCKLRILSYFTISGGVEQRGGCKIGELKDLNFLKDTLKIIGLGRVENGNEAKMACLNNKQHLRALYFYFNQFTGLSLVDDEGIVDEEGFVDEEADNKEEEQEVFDGEDKTEEVDGEDKTEEVEEEEEEVVDGGDMSSRKRMEDVLESLRPHPNLEKLSIVDYPGVVFPNWMGSHTEPMIFSNLVFLELRGWRKCKQLPPTVGKLPSLETLVISGMDKVKFMGVEFFGIDDDDDYDGATRRRSDTIIFPKLKVFMLGPMQKLEEWNMRVQEEDENNKEFIFMPCLQHLDLADLFIEVGAIVVTVVSLILRGANDYMPDEMERALRDALASLRDHLSPMWILEIFVILVNQLCWPSILVENDLSCWSCWMGFEVFQYFIEAGAIVATVMEERVADDDVILINGTKTTSVNQGYQDPVCMEFNLDRPELSV